A single window of Archangium gephyra DNA harbors:
- a CDS encoding RDD family protein has translation MPGPAAAPATPPGMTARAPTPPSMNPAAPRPQAPAPQAAPRAPGLPVMPPRAQAPAPAMAAAPAPRPPQAPAAPVPPAQAAAPRPPAPAQAAAPRPMAPPAPAPAAAQAAAPRPPAAPPQAPAFNLPGVAAPAPASRSSTPAFGVPHASAPGLPVMPPRPQAASASQPNLPVAKAPAPLDLSLEEDSFPVDLEESEPAAPPPVAVAAVRSPAPAPAAPKLMGTASKETEIHARPASLWRRLLALAIDTGAIAGVAALYLMLASSVAGVQAPQTSVSGIDGLVVQIRALQSVLLPGLALLLVLSLVYCAVSAFLWNGRTLGRRLLGLRLVDTHGLAPAPGRAIVRAMLASLSFGLFLAGFWMALFDRRGQTLHDKLTSTYVVQPS, from the coding sequence ATGCCCGGCCCCGCCGCGGCTCCGGCCACTCCGCCCGGGATGACCGCCCGCGCTCCGACGCCTCCCAGCATGAACCCGGCGGCCCCGCGTCCGCAGGCTCCGGCTCCCCAGGCCGCGCCTCGCGCTCCGGGTCTGCCCGTCATGCCCCCGCGCGCGCAGGCCCCTGCACCCGCCATGGCCGCCGCTCCCGCGCCTCGACCCCCTCAGGCCCCCGCCGCTCCGGTGCCTCCGGCCCAGGCCGCCGCGCCCCGTCCTCCGGCTCCCGCCCAGGCCGCAGCGCCCCGTCCCATGGCGCCTCCGGCTCCCGCGCCCGCCGCGGCCCAGGCCGCCGCGCCCCGTCCTCCGGCGGCGCCCCCTCAGGCTCCCGCCTTCAACCTGCCCGGCGTCGCGGCCCCGGCTCCCGCTTCGCGCTCGAGCACGCCCGCCTTCGGTGTGCCGCACGCGTCCGCTCCGGGCCTCCCCGTGATGCCTCCGCGCCCGCAGGCCGCCTCCGCCAGCCAGCCGAACCTCCCGGTGGCGAAGGCGCCCGCTCCGCTGGACCTCTCCCTTGAGGAGGACTCCTTCCCCGTCGACCTCGAGGAGTCCGAGCCGGCCGCCCCTCCCCCCGTGGCCGTCGCCGCCGTCCGGAGCCCCGCTCCCGCTCCCGCCGCCCCCAAGCTCATGGGCACGGCGTCCAAGGAGACGGAGATCCACGCCCGCCCGGCCTCGCTCTGGCGCCGGCTGCTGGCCCTCGCCATCGACACCGGCGCCATCGCCGGGGTGGCCGCGCTCTACCTCATGCTCGCCTCCTCGGTGGCCGGCGTGCAGGCGCCCCAGACGAGCGTCTCCGGGATCGACGGCCTCGTCGTGCAGATCCGCGCCCTCCAGTCCGTGCTGCTGCCCGGCCTCGCACTGCTCCTGGTGCTCTCGCTCGTCTACTGCGCCGTGTCCGCCTTCCTCTGGAATGGCCGGACCCTGGGCCGGCGGCTGCTCGGCCTGAGGCTGGTGGACACCCACGGCCTGGCCCCCGCGCCCGGCCGCGCCATCGTCCGCGCCATGCTGGCCAGCCTGTCCTTCGGGCTGTTCCTCGCGGGCTTCTGGATGGCCCTCTTCGACCGCCGCGGCCAGACGCTCCACGACAAGCTCACCTCCACGTACGTCGTCCAGCCGAGCTAG
- a CDS encoding 16S rRNA (uracil(1498)-N(3))-methyltransferase produces MVRLFVPLPEPAPPEVTLSGERRHYLVHVLRLAEGSSLEVFDGAGRAFEARVASLDTEAVRLVLGEARHTPPPRPLHILQGLPKGDKLEWVLQKGTELGATAFHPVATARSVVKLEPRRAEERTTRWSKIVEEAARQCRRNDVPVVHVPCPLVDAVRSLAPGTTLLVLDEEESAVPLGEAFRSCAPGAPVALVVGPEGGLAREEVSALRQLGARPVTLGRRILRTETAALAALAVMGFLDGELG; encoded by the coding sequence GTGGTCCGACTCTTCGTCCCGCTCCCCGAGCCCGCTCCCCCCGAGGTGACGCTCTCGGGCGAGCGGCGCCACTACCTCGTCCACGTCCTGCGGCTCGCCGAGGGCTCCTCGCTCGAGGTCTTCGACGGCGCGGGCCGCGCTTTCGAGGCGCGCGTGGCCTCGCTGGACACGGAAGCGGTCCGCCTGGTGCTCGGCGAGGCCCGGCACACCCCTCCCCCCCGTCCGCTGCACATCCTCCAGGGGCTCCCCAAGGGCGACAAGCTGGAGTGGGTGCTGCAGAAGGGCACCGAGCTGGGCGCCACCGCCTTCCACCCCGTGGCCACCGCCCGCAGCGTGGTGAAGCTCGAGCCCAGGCGCGCCGAGGAGCGCACCACGCGCTGGAGTAAAATCGTCGAGGAGGCCGCCCGCCAGTGCCGGCGCAACGACGTCCCCGTCGTCCACGTCCCCTGCCCGCTCGTGGACGCGGTGCGCTCGCTCGCCCCCGGCACCACCCTGCTCGTGCTCGACGAGGAGGAGTCCGCCGTGCCGCTCGGCGAGGCCTTCCGCTCCTGCGCTCCCGGCGCTCCCGTGGCCCTGGTCGTGGGGCCCGAGGGCGGCCTGGCCCGCGAGGAGGTCTCCGCGCTCCGGCAGCTCGGCGCCCGCCCCGTCACGCTCGGCCGCCGCATCCTCCGCACCGAGACGGCCGCCCTCGCCGCGCTCGCCGTCATGGGCTTCCTGGACGGAGAGCTCGGTTAG
- a CDS encoding endonuclease/exonuclease/phosphatase family protein, with protein sequence MPGQALSRLLDRLPFGRNVIDGVPAAPPQHLPHPEPTHVFQGFESLPAAEGPRRLGTGTTLLVHHPQPRLPRDHVLRVMTYNILLGGERRALLESYFASLEELGRMPDVIALQEASQPTAVELARDYGFHLVYQGRDVAGPVINGKAILSRYPILEATHYTYAFPEDVRAAAIARQGFVGELDEDRGALFALLDVLGVPVALYNVHHTLGDSGINAGQLWQLQATLHARDGVPSIALGDFNANINVKHHYSLLPSPIRKHEPTETVKDYESRYGDVHPSVGDWGVGNIGDVRVRRALHALEHELPDPLRRARELRVRLPDGSLIHPDQAREKLVAGSYPKHSEQWLRLQDVADMSTLNSLPDGTGVVPATGKRFDTFFASRQLEPLLLEVDHSTDASDHLPSVADFQLRGLRH encoded by the coding sequence ATGCCAGGACAGGCCCTCTCGCGATTACTGGACCGCCTCCCCTTCGGGAGGAATGTCATCGACGGAGTCCCCGCCGCACCGCCCCAGCACCTGCCGCACCCGGAGCCCACGCACGTCTTCCAGGGCTTCGAGTCGCTGCCGGCCGCCGAGGGGCCCCGCCGGCTCGGGACGGGAACCACGCTGCTGGTGCACCACCCCCAGCCGCGCCTTCCCCGCGACCACGTGCTCCGCGTGATGACGTACAACATCCTCCTGGGCGGCGAGCGCCGTGCCTTGCTGGAGAGCTATTTCGCCTCGCTGGAGGAGCTCGGCCGGATGCCGGACGTCATCGCGCTCCAGGAGGCCAGCCAGCCCACCGCCGTGGAGCTCGCACGCGACTACGGCTTCCACCTCGTCTACCAGGGCCGCGACGTGGCCGGTCCCGTCATCAACGGCAAGGCCATCCTCAGCCGCTACCCCATCCTCGAGGCCACGCACTACACCTATGCCTTCCCCGAGGACGTCCGCGCCGCCGCCATCGCCCGCCAGGGCTTCGTCGGCGAGTTGGACGAGGACCGCGGCGCCCTCTTCGCGCTCCTCGACGTGCTCGGCGTCCCCGTGGCCCTCTACAACGTGCACCACACGCTCGGCGACAGCGGCATCAACGCCGGCCAGCTCTGGCAGCTCCAGGCCACCCTGCACGCCCGCGATGGCGTGCCCTCCATCGCCCTGGGCGACTTCAACGCCAACATCAACGTCAAGCACCACTACTCGCTGCTGCCCAGCCCCATCCGCAAGCACGAGCCCACCGAGACGGTGAAGGACTACGAGTCGCGCTACGGCGACGTGCACCCCAGCGTGGGTGACTGGGGCGTGGGCAACATCGGCGACGTGCGCGTGCGCCGCGCCCTCCACGCTCTCGAGCACGAGCTGCCCGACCCGCTCCGCCGCGCCCGTGAGCTGCGCGTGCGCCTGCCGGATGGCTCCCTCATCCACCCGGACCAGGCCCGCGAGAAGCTCGTCGCCGGCAGCTACCCCAAGCACTCGGAGCAGTGGCTGCGCCTCCAGGACGTGGCCGACATGTCCACCCTCAACTCGCTCCCCGATGGCACCGGCGTGGTGCCCGCCACCGGCAAGCGCTTCGACACCTTCTTCGCCTCCCGCCAGCTCGAGCCCCTGCTGCTCGAGGTGGACCACTCCACCGACGCGTCCGACCACCTGCCCTCCGTCGCCGACTTCCAGCTGCGCGGCCTCCGCCACTGA